In Oryza glaberrima chromosome 8, OglaRS2, whole genome shotgun sequence, the following are encoded in one genomic region:
- the LOC127782036 gene encoding uncharacterized protein LOC127782036, which yields MESLSNVLARQPMMEVFQEVEFAALRIWKSGSYLHADEDGRSVYVGSLPRDGGGDSRHCAVWAVEPPIDAAAPLPQYVRLRGAYGRYLGAPDSYGSPLPFLSVDAAQRDRDRVEMDAIMWQPVACSGSDVVGGRDARGVVLPRDRYGRYLRGSNNLLATRRSVPVNLLCKAAVVQKWGKDNILFRWEVVRVPLSQARPELPIAAQSGFVAACFPPLLRVIEFVGEDDLDNIGEGEIWTTVETRGRSVRLLKEKIAKLVGYDDFTMCVSAGRHGQFTPLLIDLRRSRETLNIVLLRTNSEADNQLMFPNVSEIAVKWIKANQD from the exons ATGGAGTCCTTGTCCAACGTCCTCGCGCGGCAGCCGATGATGGAGGTTTTCCAGGAGGTGGAGTTCGCGGCGCTGAGGATCTGGAAGAGCGGCTCCTACCTCCACGCCGACGAGGACGGGAGGTCCGTCTACGTCGGCAGCCTcccccgcgacggcggcggtgactcGAGGCACTGCGCGGTGTGGGCCGTCGAGCCGCCGatcgacgccgcggcgccgctgccgcagtACGTGCGCCTCCGCGGCGCCTACGGCCGCTACCTCGGGGCCCCCGACTCCTACGGCTCCCCGCTCCCCTTCCTCTCGGTGGACGCCGCGCAGCGCGATCGCGACAGGGTGGAGATGGACGCCATCATGTGGCAGCCCGTCGCGTGCTCCGGCTCCGACGTGGTCGGCGGTCGCGATGcccgcggcgtcgtcctcccGCGCGACAGGTACGGGCGCTACCTGCGCGGCAGCAACAATCTCCTGGCTACCCGCCGCAGCGTCCCTGTCAATCTCCtgt GCAAGGCTGCGGTGGTGCAGAAGTGGGGCAAAG ataacatCCTGTTTCGGTGGGAGGTGGTGCGTGTCCCCCTCAGTCAAGCCAGGCCGGAGCTCCCGATCGCCGCTCAG TCCGGCTTCGTCGCGGCGTGCTTCCCACCGCTGCTGCGCGTGATCGAGTTCGTGGGCGAAGACGACCTCGACAACATCGGCGAGGGAGAAATCTGGACTACGGTTGAGACCAGAGGGAGGTCGGTGAGGCTCCTGAAAGAGAAGATCGCGAAGCTTGTGGGCTACGACGACTTCACGATGTGCGTCAGCGCCGGCCGCCATGGGCAGTTCACCCCTCTGCTCATCGACCTGCGTCGCAGCCGGGAGACCCTGAACATCGTCCTCCTCAGGACCAACAGCGAAG CGGATAATCAGTTGATGTTCCCAAATGTCAGTGAAATTGCTGTCAAATGGATCAAGGCGAACCAAGATTGA
- the LOC127782137 gene encoding uncharacterized protein LOC127782137, translating to MAWRRGTSRGYRVGMEVFDDVAFARLRSHVYGSYLHADEDGRSVYHGSLRVGASQHNAVWAVEEFLVEGEDEEVQEEAPVRYLLLRSAYGRYLGATDAAPFEAARNAAARDAAANSDVRQPHAREGCCGGCCCCRLPFGLVEATQRDRDEEEPEVDAIMWLATRCGDQDVQEDRDARGVVLLRDRSGRYLRCNKSILACRRSISVDANFEDEDTLLWEVVRVPPSGDMPELPIATQPGFFVRACFPPPPREIQFVDEADLDNISEGENWATVEIRGRSVRLLREKIAKRVGYDDFTMCVSAGRHGQFTPLLIDLPRRRETLQIVLVRPNTESYDQLIFPNPNALPSAEATDEDNATIE from the exons ATGGCGTGGAGACGTGGGACGTCGCGCGGGTATCGGGTGGGGATGGAGGTTTTCGACGATGTGGCGTTCGCGCGGCTGCGGAGCCATGTGTACGGCTCGTACCTCCACGCCGACGAGGACGGGAGGTCCGTCTACCACGGCAGCCTCCGCGTCGGCGCCTCGCAGCACAACGCGGTGTGGGCCGTGGAGGAGTTCCTCGTCGagggggaggacgaggaggtcCAGGAGGAGGCCCCCGTGCGGTACCTGCTCCTCCGCAGCGCCTACGGCCGGTACCTCGGCGCCACCGACGCGGCCCCCTTCGAGGCCGcccgcaacgccgccgcccgcgacgccgccgccaactctgaCGTCCGCCAACCACACGCCCGCGAGGGTtgctgcggcggctgctgctgctgccgactCCCCTTCGGCTTGGTCGAGGCCACGCAGCGCGACCGCGATGAGGAGGAGCCGGAGGTCGACGCCATCATGTGGCTGGCAACCAGGTGCGGCGACCAAGACGTACAAGAGGATCGCGATGCCCGCGGCGTCGTCCTTCTGCGCGACAGGTCCGGGCGCTACCTGCGCTGCAACAAGAGCATCCTGGCTTGCCGCCGCAGCATCTCAGTCGACGCCAACTTCGAGGACGAAGATACGTTGCTGTGGGAGGTGGTGCGCGTCCCCCCGAGTGGAGACATGCCGGAGCTCCCGATCGCCACTCAG CCCGGGTTCTTCGTCAGGGCGTGcttccccccgccgccgcgggagatCCAGTTCGTGGACGAAGCCGACCTCGACAACATCAGCGAGGGAGAAAACTGGGCTACGGTTGAGATCAGAGGGAGGTCGGTGAGGCTCCTGAGAGAGAAGATCGCGAAGCGTGTGGGCTACGACGACTTCACGATGTGCGTCAGCGCCGGCCGCCATGGGCAGTTCACCCCTCTGCTCATCgaccttcctcgccgccgggagACCCTGCAGATCGTCCTTGTCAGGCCCAACACCGAAT CGTATGATCAGTTGATATTCCCGAATCCGAATGCATTGCCGTCAGCAGAGGCCACAGATGAAGACAATGCCACGATTGAGTGA